In a genomic window of Oreochromis aureus strain Israel breed Guangdong linkage group 13, ZZ_aureus, whole genome shotgun sequence:
- the si:ch211-217g15.3 gene encoding uncharacterized protein si:ch211-217g15.3 isoform X1, producing the protein MNGAYYKRYRGRCSEGDLVPNTELPAGRRTMFRISLIVCVSLIFGVTAKPWNKLSDEVFQKAVMSIDERGKPSWAVAVEPPEDMDRTHYDIDPNMKIWKSMRGSGQEKKYLKAEEDLDELYHPSTDNLLRGRNQNLDVPPVLLAEQLIPQMAVKSQARVHLEPEEDMDAVYHKEPVRAVFHQDNIRAAYPVNFPPQKKHTQPEEDLDKIYHR; encoded by the exons ATGAATGGAGCCTACTATAAAAGATACAGAGG CAGGTGTTCAGAAGGCGATCTTGTTCCAAACACTGAGCTGCCAGCAGGAAGACGCACCATGTTCAG GATTTCTCTAATCGTCTGCGTTTCGCTGATATTTGGCGTCACAGCAAAGCCTTGG AATAAACTTTCAGATGAAGTCTTCCAGAAAGCTGTCAT GTCTATAGATGAGAGGGGAAAGCCATCCTGGGCAGTGGCAGTTGAGCCTCCTGAGGATATGGATAGGACCCACTATGATATTGACCCCAACATGAAGATCTGGAAGAGTATGAGAGGCAGCGGACAGGAGAAAAAATATCTGAAGGCTGAGGAAGACCTGGATGAGCTGTACCATCCCTCAACGGATAATCTCCTCCGAGGTCGAAACCAAAACTTGGATGTCCCCCCTGTCCTCCTGGCTGAGCAGCTGATACCTCAGATGGCGGTTAAAAGTCAGGCCAGGGTTCACCTTGAGCCTGAGGAGGACATGGATGCTGTGTACCACAAAGAACCAGTCAGGGCCGTCTTTCACCAGGACAACATCAGAGCTGCCTATCCTGTCAATTTTCCACCTCAGAAGAAGCACACTCAGCCAGAAGAAGATCTGGATAAGATCTACCATCGCTGA
- the fuom gene encoding fucose mutarotase isoform X1, with protein MVVLRGIPSVLSPELLYALAKMGHGDELVLADANFPASSICACGPKEIRADGLGIPRLLEAVLKLLPLDTYVPFPAAVMDLVDSDKQRCLAVPVWGTYEQLLRQAGSQVSLEKVERFAFYERAKKAYAVVATGETALYGNLILKKGVIPAEQLQ; from the exons ATGGTCGTGCTAAGAGGAATCCCCTCTGTTTTATCACCTGAACTTCTGTATGCTCTCGCTAAAATGGGCCACGGGGATGAACTGG TGCTTGCTGATGCTAATTTCCCAGCATCTTCTATTTGTGCATGTGGCCCAAAGGAAATAAGGGCTGATG GGTTGGGGATCCCACGGCTTTTGGAGGCTGTTTTGAAGCTTTTGCCCCTGGACACCTATGTCCCCTTTCCG gCTGCAGTTATGGATCTAGTAGATAGTGACAAGCAGAGATGTTTAGCTGTGCCTGTGTGGGGCACCTACGAACAGCTCTTGAGGCAGGCAGGCTCTCAG GTTTCTCTTGAGAAGGTGGAAAGGTTTGCTTTCTATGAACGAGCCAAGAAGGCCTACGCTGTTGTGGCAACAGG GGAGACGGCTCTGTATGGTAACCTGATACTGAAGAAGGGGGTCATTCCTGCTGAGCAGCTACAgtga
- the fuom gene encoding fucose mutarotase isoform X2 encodes MVVLRGIPSVLSPELLYALAKMGHGDELGLGIPRLLEAVLKLLPLDTYVPFPAAVMDLVDSDKQRCLAVPVWGTYEQLLRQAGSQVSLEKVERFAFYERAKKAYAVVATGETALYGNLILKKGVIPAEQLQ; translated from the exons ATGGTCGTGCTAAGAGGAATCCCCTCTGTTTTATCACCTGAACTTCTGTATGCTCTCGCTAAAATGGGCCACGGGGATGAACTGG GGTTGGGGATCCCACGGCTTTTGGAGGCTGTTTTGAAGCTTTTGCCCCTGGACACCTATGTCCCCTTTCCG gCTGCAGTTATGGATCTAGTAGATAGTGACAAGCAGAGATGTTTAGCTGTGCCTGTGTGGGGCACCTACGAACAGCTCTTGAGGCAGGCAGGCTCTCAG GTTTCTCTTGAGAAGGTGGAAAGGTTTGCTTTCTATGAACGAGCCAAGAAGGCCTACGCTGTTGTGGCAACAGG GGAGACGGCTCTGTATGGTAACCTGATACTGAAGAAGGGGGTCATTCCTGCTGAGCAGCTACAgtga
- the si:ch211-217g15.3 gene encoding uncharacterized protein si:ch211-217g15.3 isoform X2, which produces MFRISLIVCVSLIFGVTAKPWNKLSDEVFQKAVMSIDERGKPSWAVAVEPPEDMDRTHYDIDPNMKIWKSMRGSGQEKKYLKAEEDLDELYHPSTDNLLRGRNQNLDVPPVLLAEQLIPQMAVKSQARVHLEPEEDMDAVYHKEPVRAVFHQDNIRAAYPVNFPPQKKHTQPEEDLDKIYHR; this is translated from the exons ATGTTCAG GATTTCTCTAATCGTCTGCGTTTCGCTGATATTTGGCGTCACAGCAAAGCCTTGG AATAAACTTTCAGATGAAGTCTTCCAGAAAGCTGTCAT GTCTATAGATGAGAGGGGAAAGCCATCCTGGGCAGTGGCAGTTGAGCCTCCTGAGGATATGGATAGGACCCACTATGATATTGACCCCAACATGAAGATCTGGAAGAGTATGAGAGGCAGCGGACAGGAGAAAAAATATCTGAAGGCTGAGGAAGACCTGGATGAGCTGTACCATCCCTCAACGGATAATCTCCTCCGAGGTCGAAACCAAAACTTGGATGTCCCCCCTGTCCTCCTGGCTGAGCAGCTGATACCTCAGATGGCGGTTAAAAGTCAGGCCAGGGTTCACCTTGAGCCTGAGGAGGACATGGATGCTGTGTACCACAAAGAACCAGTCAGGGCCGTCTTTCACCAGGACAACATCAGAGCTGCCTATCCTGTCAATTTTCCACCTCAGAAGAAGCACACTCAGCCAGAAGAAGATCTGGATAAGATCTACCATCGCTGA